From the genome of Sphingobacterium kitahiroshimense, one region includes:
- a CDS encoding JAB domain-containing protein, which translates to MKNLSNVAEITVQFKPNFNVSECPQISDSSTAHTILKEFWDEGLMQFLEEFKVIYLNNANHVLGISDIAMGGRASVSVDMKTIFSIALKCCASKIILSHNHPSGKLIPSSHDHAITKKAIEAGKVLDIQVSDHLIIGVNGYYSFRDEGDF; encoded by the coding sequence ATGAAAAATTTATCAAATGTGGCGGAAATCACCGTCCAATTTAAGCCTAATTTTAATGTTTCTGAATGTCCTCAAATTTCTGATTCATCTACAGCTCATACAATATTAAAAGAGTTCTGGGACGAAGGATTGATGCAATTTTTGGAAGAGTTTAAGGTCATCTATCTCAATAATGCAAATCATGTTCTTGGCATATCAGATATTGCAATGGGAGGGAGAGCTTCCGTAAGTGTGGATATGAAAACCATTTTTTCTATTGCTCTAAAATGCTGTGCATCAAAAATTATCTTATCCCATAATCACCCATCAGGGAAACTAATTCCTAGTTCTCACGACCATGCTATTACGAAGAAAGCTATTGAGGCTGGTAAGGTTTTAGATATACAGGTGTCTGACCATTTGATAATAGGTGTTAATGGTTACTACAGCTTTAGAGATGAAGGAGATTTTTGA
- a CDS encoding DUF4595 domain-containing protein, translating to MANDIKLIINFMKKVFLLLMTVTAMLSCSKDNSQTVDEKKDCLITTVDMGLKDEGILHLKYDSQNRVSQVKFEMDETDWGGKHRMLEYNISYTSNNVTIIGDESALFTLDSKGRIIKSVESDSGEHTYIYNSEGFLEKIISKGNTDHVFTYLNGNLKSYVNDPYNIFTEYDLNNPYVPYSYDITQQSGIIQYAYGIVLYEQGYYGKKSQNRVRQISGSGIGGGKHDYSYIQDEKTGKMKSVFINQKYDSSTDLERINFTYSCD from the coding sequence ATGGCTAACGACATTAAGCTTATTATTAATTTTATGAAAAAAGTATTTTTACTATTGATGACAGTGACAGCTATGCTGAGTTGTTCAAAGGATAATAGTCAAACTGTTGATGAAAAAAAAGATTGTTTAATCACAACTGTTGATATGGGGCTAAAGGATGAAGGTATTTTACATCTCAAATATGATTCACAAAATCGTGTTTCTCAAGTGAAGTTCGAGATGGACGAAACTGATTGGGGTGGCAAACATAGGATGCTCGAATATAATATTTCCTACACATCAAATAATGTAACAATTATTGGTGATGAATCTGCATTATTTACTTTGGATAGTAAAGGGCGTATCATTAAATCTGTTGAAAGTGATTCGGGAGAACACACATATATCTATAATTCTGAAGGCTTTTTAGAAAAAATTATTTCGAAAGGTAACACTGATCATGTTTTCACCTATTTGAATGGGAATCTTAAAAGTTATGTAAATGATCCATATAATATTTTTACAGAATATGATTTAAATAATCCTTATGTTCCCTATTCATATGATATTACCCAACAAAGTGGGATAATACAGTATGCTTATGGTATAGTTCTTTATGAGCAAGGATATTATGGTAAAAAATCACAAAATCGTGTTAGACAAATTTCCGGAAGTGGTATTGGTGGAGGTAAACACGATTATTCATATATACAGGATGAAAAAACTGGTAAAATGAAATCTGTTTTTATAAATCAAAAATACGATTCTTCTACTGATTTAGAGCGTATAAATTTCACTTATTCCTGTGACTAA
- a CDS encoding M13 family metallopeptidase, whose product MVNKKLWAILPIAALAFGCQSNKSSDQKQADRTVFLDVSGMDTTVHPGDNFFMYANGQWLKKTVIPPSESGWGSFYTLNDENLQKLHGILDKAAQSNSKKGTDQQKVGDFYSSGMDTLTIEKLGISPIQAQLKKIDDLKSIEELIAYSADGFKEGEGDLFSFYIAADERMSNKNAATFVQGGLNLPEASYYLDQDEKAKKIREAYTNYLSKLFTLAGQQATAKADAESVLKIETAIAKSHLNPVELRDPIKNYNKVAVAAFQKETPNLNWNDILGRLAIKTDTLLVQQPKFYVALNNLLKSEPLPVWKLKLKADLLNSSATALTKDFRNAQFELYGKTLQGQKEQKERWKLMVSTVDDNLGEVLGKLFTEEYFKPEAKKRMLELVNNLEISYRDRIEKLDWMTPETKKKAIEKLQAFTKKIGYPDKWKDYSDVEINKDTYYANLQAASRHAYKEMIEKMGKPVDKTEWLMTTPTVNAYYNPPYNEIVFPAGILQFPFFDANADDAINYGAIGAVIGHEMTHGFDDQGRQYDKEGNLKDWWTPEDATKFTTKANQVASLYDGFTLLDKQHVNGKLTLGENLADIGGLNIAFDAFKKTKQGQDATKIDGFTPDQRFFLSFAQVWRIKNSDERMSMRLKVDPHSPEEFRVNGPVYNMEAFYQAFQVPKTAKMYVAPEKRVAVW is encoded by the coding sequence ATGGTCAATAAAAAATTATGGGCAATATTACCGATTGCAGCTCTAGCATTTGGTTGCCAATCCAATAAAAGTTCGGATCAGAAACAAGCAGATCGAACTGTATTTTTAGATGTATCCGGTATGGATACGACAGTTCATCCAGGAGATAACTTCTTTATGTATGCCAATGGACAATGGTTGAAGAAAACAGTTATTCCTCCATCAGAGTCTGGCTGGGGATCATTTTATACCTTGAATGATGAGAACTTACAAAAGCTTCATGGTATTTTAGATAAGGCCGCTCAGTCCAATAGTAAAAAAGGTACGGATCAACAAAAGGTTGGCGATTTCTATTCCAGTGGAATGGATACCCTGACGATAGAAAAGCTTGGAATTTCACCTATTCAGGCTCAGCTGAAGAAAATTGATGATTTAAAATCCATCGAAGAACTGATTGCTTATAGTGCCGACGGTTTTAAAGAGGGGGAGGGAGATCTTTTCTCATTTTATATCGCTGCCGATGAACGTATGAGTAATAAAAATGCCGCTACTTTTGTACAGGGGGGACTTAATCTTCCTGAAGCAAGTTATTATTTGGATCAGGATGAAAAGGCAAAGAAAATACGTGAAGCTTATACGAATTATCTCAGTAAGCTGTTTACCCTTGCCGGTCAACAGGCTACAGCTAAAGCGGATGCCGAATCTGTCCTTAAGATTGAAACTGCAATTGCGAAATCTCATCTTAATCCAGTTGAATTACGTGATCCGATTAAAAACTATAATAAAGTTGCGGTAGCAGCTTTTCAAAAGGAGACACCTAATCTGAACTGGAATGATATCTTGGGCAGATTAGCAATTAAAACAGATACTTTATTGGTACAGCAACCGAAGTTTTATGTTGCTCTAAATAATTTGTTAAAATCTGAACCGCTACCAGTATGGAAACTAAAATTGAAGGCGGATCTGTTGAATTCATCAGCAACAGCATTGACAAAAGACTTCCGTAATGCACAGTTTGAACTGTATGGTAAAACTTTGCAGGGGCAGAAAGAGCAAAAGGAACGCTGGAAACTTATGGTCAGTACGGTCGATGATAACTTAGGAGAAGTACTTGGAAAATTGTTTACCGAAGAATACTTTAAACCTGAGGCTAAGAAAAGAATGTTGGAGTTAGTTAATAATTTAGAAATCTCATATCGTGACCGTATTGAAAAGTTAGATTGGATGACTCCTGAAACCAAGAAAAAAGCGATCGAAAAACTGCAAGCTTTTACTAAAAAGATCGGATATCCAGATAAATGGAAAGATTATTCTGATGTAGAAATCAATAAGGATACTTATTATGCCAATTTACAAGCTGCATCACGTCATGCTTATAAGGAAATGATCGAAAAAATGGGCAAACCAGTTGACAAGACTGAGTGGTTGATGACAACACCTACTGTCAATGCATACTACAACCCACCTTATAATGAAATTGTATTTCCTGCAGGAATACTACAGTTTCCATTTTTTGATGCAAATGCCGACGATGCAATCAACTATGGTGCTATAGGAGCTGTAATCGGACATGAAATGACGCATGGTTTTGATGATCAAGGTCGTCAATATGATAAAGAAGGAAATCTAAAAGATTGGTGGACTCCAGAAGATGCAACTAAGTTTACGACAAAAGCTAATCAGGTAGCCTCCTTATACGACGGTTTTACTTTACTGGATAAACAACATGTGAATGGAAAATTGACATTAGGAGAAAATTTAGCGGATATCGGAGGTCTTAATATTGCATTCGATGCTTTCAAAAAAACAAAGCAAGGACAAGATGCAACCAAAATAGATGGATTTACACCAGACCAACGTTTCTTTTTAAGTTTTGCTCAAGTTTGGCGTATTAAAAATAGTGATGAGCGAATGAGCATGCGTTTGAAAGTCGATCCGCATAGCCCTGAAGAATTCCGTGTCAATGGTCCAGTCTATAATATGGAAGCTTTTTATCAAGCATTCCAGGTTCCAAAAACTGCGAAGATGTATGTAGCACCAGAGAAACGTGTTGCTGTTTGGTAG
- a CDS encoding DEAD/DEAH box helicase family protein, translating into MKKRYLTLNKGEFLIDIMPKIESNTVIKKNVTSIGATTLEIETLRNSIIILPNLPVILLKEKAHQNRDVLAVYAERTILDIIDYISDTTIPFKKILTTPESFHKILEAMRNQKIDYRKDYFLLFDECDKICKDIDFRKSISLPIDEFFKFENKAFISATALIPRDPRFDEQGFEMIHIRPTYKVAQDIKLFKTNSALDAFGYLINQDITEKHYFIFCNSLSIITHLINSNNLKDQSSVFCSESSAERLKSAKFNHIGHKLDETKFSKYNFLTSRFFSALDIYFDKDVEIYIISDLGVADHTIIDPATDAIQIIGRFRNKDIKKNVTIFFTEDKDLISLSESVCLGIIDGYKLTYDTIKNIGKTLSDKEKASLMKEITSLLEYNQFLNRDGTKDYFKVDNYIYKHSLNKLYQAYDNLINAYKDLKIEDTDKTYFNVTYVGQSVSVIPSSSQKLFNTAGQKFKTTVREVVALLEGMEDKQMFEISNNDVLRAKLKSLYPEIVDGYDLIDRETLKLIEKPRELEREIKRAINAKISTSFHFLNDLKVEFLIGEKLSTSDINARFATLIKKHGLKMKATTTQLENFILLRRCKLYDSTWGLRIDGYKDIS; encoded by the coding sequence ATGAAAAAAAGATACTTAACCCTAAATAAAGGCGAGTTTTTAATTGATATAATGCCTAAAATTGAATCAAATACAGTCATAAAGAAGAATGTTACAAGTATTGGTGCTACGACCCTTGAAATTGAAACTTTAAGGAATTCAATTATTATTTTACCGAACCTTCCAGTTATTTTATTAAAAGAAAAAGCACATCAAAATAGGGATGTACTTGCTGTCTATGCTGAACGTACGATATTAGATATTATTGATTATATCAGTGACACAACAATACCTTTCAAAAAGATTCTCACTACACCAGAATCATTTCATAAGATTTTGGAGGCAATGAGAAATCAAAAAATTGATTATAGAAAGGATTACTTTCTCTTATTTGATGAATGTGATAAAATCTGTAAGGATATTGATTTCAGAAAATCAATCAGCTTGCCAATAGATGAGTTCTTTAAATTCGAAAATAAAGCTTTTATTTCTGCTACGGCATTAATACCAAGGGATCCAAGGTTTGACGAACAGGGTTTTGAAATGATTCATATACGACCTACATATAAAGTTGCACAGGATATTAAACTCTTTAAGACAAACAGCGCTTTAGATGCATTTGGGTATTTGATAAATCAGGATATTACCGAGAAGCATTATTTTATTTTCTGCAACTCCTTAAGCATAATAACTCACCTTATAAATTCGAATAATTTAAAGGACCAAAGTTCAGTTTTTTGTTCAGAATCAAGTGCAGAAAGGCTTAAAAGCGCTAAATTTAATCATATTGGGCATAAGTTAGATGAAACAAAATTCTCTAAGTATAATTTTTTGACTAGTCGTTTCTTTTCTGCTCTTGACATCTATTTTGATAAAGATGTGGAAATTTATATTATCTCAGATTTAGGAGTTGCAGACCACACTATAATTGACCCTGCAACAGATGCTATTCAAATCATTGGTCGATTTAGAAATAAAGACATCAAGAAAAATGTTACTATCTTTTTTACAGAAGATAAAGACTTGATTTCATTAAGTGAGTCCGTTTGTCTTGGTATTATTGATGGCTATAAATTAACCTATGATACTATAAAAAATATAGGTAAAACACTTAGTGATAAGGAAAAAGCTAGTTTGATGAAAGAGATAACTTCGTTATTGGAGTATAATCAGTTCCTGAATAGGGATGGTACCAAAGATTATTTTAAAGTTGATAATTATATCTACAAGCATTCGCTTAATAAATTATATCAGGCATATGATAACCTCATTAACGCTTATAAAGATTTAAAAATCGAAGACACAGATAAAACTTATTTTAATGTGACGTATGTTGGGCAAAGTGTGAGTGTCATTCCGAGCTCTTCCCAAAAGCTATTTAATACTGCTGGTCAAAAGTTTAAAACAACAGTTCGAGAAGTTGTGGCTTTACTTGAAGGTATGGAGGATAAGCAAATGTTTGAAATATCAAACAATGATGTTCTCAGGGCAAAATTGAAGTCATTGTACCCTGAAATTGTTGATGGATATGATTTAATTGACAGAGAAACACTAAAGTTAATTGAGAAGCCAAGAGAGTTAGAACGAGAAATTAAAAGAGCTATCAATGCAAAAATTTCTACAAGTTTTCATTTTTTAAATGATTTAAAAGTGGAGTTTTTAATTGGCGAAAAGCTTAGTACGAGTGACATTAATGCAAGATTTGCAACGTTAATTAAAAAGCATGGGTTAAAGATGAAGGCAACTACAACGCAACTTGAAAATTTCATTCTTTTAAGAAGATGCAAATTATATGATAGTACTTGGGGTCTTCGAATCGACGGATATAAAGATATTTCATAA